A region of Vicia villosa cultivar HV-30 ecotype Madison, WI unplaced genomic scaffold, Vvil1.0 ctg.000405F_1_1_3, whole genome shotgun sequence DNA encodes the following proteins:
- the LOC131627852 gene encoding mediator of RNA polymerase II transcription subunit 20a-like — protein sequence MPVRWILHWQPTQGSVVNSHILNEISQCIDTFSGVKEGRWKSTLTFYRANVRDQSTSAEFPRDFLEISLMEQPDKYYFIIRGHKLVVEADSSILTIMEKLQSYKSKVALNFEGLQYKLGDFQLRLIKVVPNQAENLRGILMEIEYLPISSIEIAKPILEEFIDIWRQVLSKKSLPGQFMQAEPVFAEYGLSDSYSFQHTAVQYAAALAQLIASVQSGGQLRS from the coding sequence ATGCCCGTCAGATGGATTCTTCACTGGCAACCAACCCAAGGATCGGTAGTAAACAGCCACATACTGAACGAAATCTCACAGTGCATCGACACTTTCAGCGGCGTCAAAGAAGGAAGATGGAAATCTACCCTCACTTTCTACAGAGCCAATGTACGAGACCAGTCAACGAGTGCTGAATTCCCTCGCGATTTTCTCGAAATTTCGCTCATGGAACAGCCTGATAAATATTACTTCATTATTCGTGGTCATAAGCTTGTTGTTGAGGCTGATTCTTCTATTTTGACTATCATGGAGAAACTTCAGTCTTATAAATCTAAAGTTGCTCTTAATTTTGAGGGTTTGCAGTATAAACTGGGGGACTTTCAGTTGAGACTGATTAAAGTTGTTCCTAAtcaagctgaaaatctcagaggCATTTTAATGGAGATTGAATATCTTCCTATTTCTTCAATTGAAATAGCCAAGCCAATTCTTGAAGAGTTCATTGACATATGGCGACAAGTGCTGTCGAAAAAATCATTACCAGGTCAATTCATGCAAGCAGAACCAGTATTTGCGGAATACGGGCTTTCAGACAGTTACAGTTTTCAGCACACAGCTGTTCAGTATGCTGCTGCATTGGCCCAATTAATTGCATCAGTTCAGTCAGGAGGGCAGTTAAGGagttaa
- the LOC131627853 gene encoding uncharacterized protein LOC131627853, translated as MWRTLANAIRSKHDICLIVATSGIASLLLPSGRTAHSRFKIPVPTLDNSTCNITYLEDSADLLREEKLIIWDEAPMANKWCFKALDKTLKDLMSSYGNSDKVFGGKVVVFGGDFRQILSVIPRGIRSDVVHATINASYIWHSVEVLTLTKNIRLTSGPTEHDRAEIVEFSDWLLKIGEGKIGEPNDGQLRDYFSSNSVDRSKIHDRDMLDVLSPEFLSSLRTSGLPNHQIKLKVGTPIMLLRNIDQSEGLCNGTRLIVAKMDSHVLETHIMGGKKHGNIVYIPKMNMSPSQFPWPFKLSRRQFPIIVSYVMTINKSQGQSLDWVGLYIPRDVFTHGQIYVALSRVMTKKESKF; from the exons ATGTGGAGGACGCTTGCAAATGCTATTCGGTCCAAACACGACATCTGCCTAATTGTAGCAACAAGTGGTATTGCATCCCTATTGTTACCTAGTGGGAGGACTGCTCACTCGAGGTTTAAAATACCTGTGCCTACTTTGGATAATTCAACATGCAATATTACTTATCTTGAAGATTCTGCTGATCTACTTCGGGAGGAAAAATTAATCATTTGGGATGAAGCCCCCATGGCAAACAAATGGTGTTTCAAAGCACTAGACAAGACTTTAAAGGACCTTATGAGTAGCTATGGGAACTCTGACAAAGTGTTTGGTGGCAAAGTTGTGGTTTTTGGTGGGGACTTTAGACAAATATTGTCGGTTATACCCAGGGGCATTCGTTCTGACGTTGTGCATGCCACCATCAACGCTTCCTATATTTGGCATTCGGTTGAGGTCTTGACCTTAACAAAAAACATTCGCCTAACCTCGGGACCAACCGAACACGACCGGGCCGAGATTGTTGAATTCTCAGATTGGCTGCTGAAAATAGGTGAAGGGAAAATTGGAGAACCAAATGATG GTCAGTTGAGGGACTACTTTAGCTCTAATTCTGTGGATCGGTCCAAGATACATGACAGGGACATGCTTGATGTCCTCAGTCCTGAGTTTCTAAGCTCTTTGAGAACTTCCGGATTGCCTAATCATCAAATAAAACTAAAGGTCGGTACACCAATTATGTTATTGAGGAACATCGATCAGTCCGAAGGTTTGTGTAACGGTACACGACTAATTGTTGCAAAGATGGATAGCCATGTTCTTGAAACGCACATCATGGGTGGCAAAAAACATGGCAACATTGTATATATCCCCAAAATGAATATGTCCCCTTCTCAGTTTCCCTGGCCTTTCAAGTTGAGCCGTCGTCAATTTCCGATTATTGTCTCCTACGTAATGACTATAAACAAGTCACAGGGTCAGTCCTTGGATTGGGTTGGGCTTTACATTCCTCGAGATGTTTTTACTCATGGACAAATATATGTCGCACTTTCAAGAGTTATGACAAAAAAGGAATCAAAGTTTTAA